The following are encoded together in the Chiloscyllium plagiosum isolate BGI_BamShark_2017 chromosome 1, ASM401019v2, whole genome shotgun sequence genome:
- the sub1a gene encoding SUB1 regulator of transcription a isoform X1, which yields MVGFCNYKPLKQKKMMPKSREVVSTSSDSESDSEVDQKAKRKKSAPVEKPVKKQKSGESSGGAKCAKSDKDDNLFQIGKMRYVSVREFKGKVLIDVREYWMNQDGEMKPGKKGISLLPDQWNQLKEMIPDIDDALKRL from the exons ATGGTCGGATTTTGCAACTATAAGCctctgaagcaaaaaaaaatg ATGCCTAAATCAAGGGAAGTTGTTTCTACAAGTTCAGACAGCGAATCTGATAGTGAAGTTGATCAAAAG GCTAAGAGAAAGAAGTCCGCTCCAGTAGAGAAACCAGTAAAAAAGCAAAAGAGTGGTGAAAGTTCTGGAGGTGCAAAATGTGCtaaaagtgacaaagatgataaCCTATTTCAG ATTGGCAAGATGAGATATGTCAGTGTGCGTGAATTCAAAGGCAAAGTTCTAATTGATGTCAGAGAATATTGGATGAACCAAGATGGTGAAATGAAGCCTGGGAAGAAAG GAATCTCCTTATTACCAGACCAATGGAATCAGCTGAAGGAAATGATTCCTGACATTGATGATGCACTGAAAAGGTTATAG
- the sub1a gene encoding SUB1 regulator of transcription a isoform X2: MPKSREVVSTSSDSESDSEVDQKAKRKKSAPVEKPVKKQKSGESSGGAKCAKSDKDDNLFQIGKMRYVSVREFKGKVLIDVREYWMNQDGEMKPGKKGISLLPDQWNQLKEMIPDIDDALKRL, from the exons ATGCCTAAATCAAGGGAAGTTGTTTCTACAAGTTCAGACAGCGAATCTGATAGTGAAGTTGATCAAAAG GCTAAGAGAAAGAAGTCCGCTCCAGTAGAGAAACCAGTAAAAAAGCAAAAGAGTGGTGAAAGTTCTGGAGGTGCAAAATGTGCtaaaagtgacaaagatgataaCCTATTTCAG ATTGGCAAGATGAGATATGTCAGTGTGCGTGAATTCAAAGGCAAAGTTCTAATTGATGTCAGAGAATATTGGATGAACCAAGATGGTGAAATGAAGCCTGGGAAGAAAG GAATCTCCTTATTACCAGACCAATGGAATCAGCTGAAGGAAATGATTCCTGACATTGATGATGCACTGAAAAGGTTATAG